A region from the Candidatus Latescibacterota bacterium genome encodes:
- a CDS encoding ribonucleoside triphosphate reductase: MVQQNLLTAFTHIRKRDGRIVPFDMDKIRRAVLKAGRATGEFSEDMAGTLSVRILSIAHAVHGSRGPSVEQVQDIVEEVLLASPFKKTAKAYILYRDQHARIREMVKKADLDLIDNYLEKLDWKVKENSNMAYSLQGLNNYISSEVSKTYWLNKIYTAEVREAHSSGALHIHDLGLLSVYCVGWDLQDLLRSGFQGAAGKAESLPAKHFRTALGQIVNFFYTLQGEAAGAQAFSNFDTLLAPFIRYDGLDYKQVKQALQEFVFNVNVPTRVGFQTPFTNLTMDLQPPSTLANDAVIIGGKNQNETYGEFGEEMLMLNRAFLEILSAGDAKGRVFTFPIPTYNISSDFDWDAPGLERLWEVTAKYGIPYFANFVGSSMSPEDARSMCCRLRLDLRSLEKRGGGLFGANPLTGSIGVVTINMPRLGHLAENEEDFMRRLDHLMEISRTSLETKRKVLEGFTEKNLYPYTKFYLRNMREHHNCYWFNHFSTIGLVGLNEACINFMGDNIGSSEGLAFASRVLDFMREKLVQFQEETENFYNLEATPAEGTSYRLARIDLDKYPDIRCFDKNSSLGNSLPFYTNSSQLPVDYTDDVFHVLDLQDDLQKKYTGGTVLHIFLGEAIADPKAVGEFVKKVCQNYSLPYFTISPTFSVCPSHGYLKGEQAVCPDCSAETEVYSRIVGYLRPVRQWNEGKLSEFHKRNTYTIGK, translated from the coding sequence ATGGTTCAGCAGAATCTGCTTACTGCATTCACTCATATAAGAAAAAGAGACGGCCGAATCGTACCGTTCGACATGGACAAGATCCGCAGAGCTGTGCTAAAAGCCGGCCGAGCAACCGGCGAATTCTCTGAAGATATGGCCGGAACGCTTTCGGTCCGCATATTGAGCATCGCCCATGCTGTCCATGGCAGCAGAGGGCCTTCGGTAGAACAGGTACAGGACATAGTGGAAGAGGTCCTCCTTGCTTCCCCGTTCAAGAAGACCGCCAAGGCCTATATCCTCTATCGTGACCAGCACGCCAGGATACGCGAGATGGTCAAGAAGGCTGACCTTGACCTGATTGACAATTACCTCGAAAAACTGGACTGGAAGGTGAAGGAAAACAGTAATATGGCCTACTCTCTTCAGGGCCTTAATAACTACATCTCGAGCGAAGTGAGCAAGACCTACTGGCTGAACAAGATCTATACTGCCGAGGTCCGGGAGGCACACAGCTCTGGAGCCCTTCACATTCACGACCTCGGATTGCTGTCGGTATACTGCGTCGGATGGGATCTCCAGGATCTGCTCAGAAGCGGGTTCCAGGGGGCGGCAGGTAAGGCTGAAAGTCTTCCCGCAAAGCATTTCAGAACGGCCCTTGGCCAGATCGTGAACTTTTTCTATACCCTTCAGGGAGAGGCTGCGGGCGCGCAGGCATTTTCTAATTTTGACACTCTCCTCGCACCGTTTATCCGTTATGACGGCCTCGATTACAAGCAGGTCAAACAGGCGCTTCAGGAATTCGTATTCAACGTAAACGTGCCGACCCGGGTCGGGTTCCAGACACCGTTCACCAATCTCACCATGGATCTTCAACCACCTTCTACCCTGGCGAACGATGCCGTGATAATCGGGGGGAAGAATCAGAATGAGACATACGGTGAGTTCGGCGAAGAGATGTTGATGCTGAACAGGGCGTTCCTTGAGATCCTCTCGGCCGGAGACGCAAAAGGAAGGGTCTTCACATTCCCTATTCCCACTTACAACATATCGTCCGATTTCGACTGGGACGCTCCGGGGCTCGAGAGACTCTGGGAAGTGACGGCAAAATACGGCATCCCTTATTTCGCTAATTTCGTTGGCTCGAGCATGTCCCCGGAAGACGCAAGATCGATGTGCTGTCGACTCAGACTCGATCTTCGTTCGCTTGAAAAGAGGGGCGGCGGACTGTTCGGCGCGAATCCCCTTACAGGATCCATCGGAGTGGTGACGATAAACATGCCCCGCCTCGGGCATCTGGCAGAGAACGAAGAAGATTTCATGAGAAGGCTCGATCACCTCATGGAGATTTCCAGGACAAGCCTCGAAACGAAGCGAAAGGTTCTCGAGGGGTTTACAGAGAAGAACCTTTACCCCTATACCAAATTCTATCTCAGAAACATGAGGGAACATCACAACTGCTACTGGTTCAATCATTTCTCGACGATCGGACTGGTCGGTCTGAACGAGGCCTGTATCAATTTTATGGGAGACAACATCGGCTCCTCCGAAGGTCTGGCCTTCGCTTCCAGAGTCCTCGATTTCATGAGAGAGAAACTCGTACAGTTCCAGGAAGAGACAGAAAACTTCTACAATCTCGAAGCCACTCCAGCAGAGGGAACCTCTTACAGGCTGGCAAGGATCGACCTGGACAAGTACCCTGACATCCGATGCTTCGACAAGAACAGTAGCCTCGGAAACTCATTACCATTCTACACGAATTCAAGTCAGCTGCCGGTCGATTATACTGATGACGTCTTCCACGTACTCGACCTGCAGGACGATCTCCAGAAAAAGTATACCGGAGGCACGGTCCTGCATATCTTTCTCGGCGAGGCGATCGCCGACCCGAAGGCAGTCGGAGAATTCGTAAAGAAAGTCTGCCAAAATTACAGCCTGCCGTACTTCACAATTTCTCCGACCTTCTCCGTATGCCCCAGCCACGGGTATCTGAAGGGAGAACAGGCGGTCTGTC